One Littorina saxatilis isolate snail1 linkage group LG12, US_GU_Lsax_2.0, whole genome shotgun sequence genomic region harbors:
- the LOC138982158 gene encoding protein FAM204A-like, with translation MLNSEPTQDNQAVEKSGEESSRPKNVPARLWEKFKALEKRTNETTKRSTEKRIKHLQKTALENVARALRHPEDLEIVKIPRADDAKLDAGSLVSSDSPSISGTTAARKRELDHGTRTGTSIQGRQKSCKTMQEAESTANEAEEWKRVQGLMGVNDHLEGVSHGSLGPKTVLETKIETAIADGDLKKAEELSDHMASREFGEKIAKAIDAKNFLQHKQKEEEMTKAKRKKKLHWGFEAKQRWETKGNM, from the exons ATGTTGAATTCGGAGCCCACACAAGATAATCAAGCAGTTGAAAAATCTGGAGAGGAATCTTCCAGGCCAAAGAATGTCCCAGCACGTCTCTGGGAG AAATTTAAGGCACTTGAGAAGCGAACAAACGAGACAACAAAGCGGTCCACAGAAAAGAGAATCAAGCATCTGCAGAAAACTGCTCTAGAAAACG TGGCGCGAGCTTTACGGCACCCTGAAGACTTGGAGATAGTGAAGATACCCAGAGCTGATGATGCAAAGCTGGACGCTGGATCCCTCGTCTCTTCTGATTCCCCCTCCATCTCTGGAACCACAGCTGCCAGGAAGAGAGAGCTGGACCATGGTACTCGCACTGGCACCAGTATTCAGGGACGTCAGAAATCGTG TAAAACTATGCAAGAAGCAGAAAGCACAGCAAACGAGGCCGAAGAGTGGAAGAGAGTGCAAGGGCTGATGGGAGTGAACGATCACCTGGAGGGCGTGTCGCACGGCTCACTGGGGCCCAAAACAGTTCTGGAGACGAAGATAGAGACGGCCATTGCTGACGGCGACTTGAAGAAAGCGGAGGAGTTGAGCGATCACATGGCCTCCAGGGAG TTTGGAGAAAAGATTGCAAAAGCCATTGATGCTAAAAACTTTCTTCAACACAAACAG AAGGAAGAGGAGATGACCAAAGCAAAACGGAAAAAGAAACTTCATTGGGG ttttgaaGCCAAACAAAGATGGGAAACCAAGGGCAACATGTAA